In Thauera sedimentorum, the following are encoded in one genomic region:
- a CDS encoding DUF4212 domain-containing protein, producing the protein MDNNSAAYWKATLGLLTKILVIWFVVSFGAGILLAPALNSISLGGYPLGFWFAQQGSIYVFIALIFYYAKAMGDIDRKFDVHED; encoded by the coding sequence ATGGATAACAACAGTGCAGCCTACTGGAAGGCGACACTGGGCCTGCTGACCAAGATCCTGGTCATCTGGTTCGTCGTGTCGTTTGGCGCGGGCATCCTTCTTGCCCCGGCTCTCAACTCCATCAGTCTGGGCGGCTACCCGCTCGGTTTCTGGTTCGCTCAGCAAGGTTCGATCTACGTGTTCATCGCGCTGATCTTCTACTACGCGAAGGCAATGGGCGATATCGACCGCAAGTTCGACGTGCACGAAGACTGA